A stretch of the Streptomyces venezuelae genome encodes the following:
- a CDS encoding GNAT family N-acetyltransferase, with amino-acid sequence MTSPRPVPSFPLSVPPTDTEVDTWWAVLTAARAADLPGLPGPSRTEVAGRLRVPPARGRSLHWAAGDAGDEGVAELFLFEDGANDTTAALEELTVRPDARRRGVGTALWERVRAELQAAGRTSVEVMPDLGGPGQAFAESLGFTCVLPLAWYVQEVPEPPGPAADAPAGYRWVAWEGVVPDAWAAPAAAAHGAMADAPSGETDERVPSWDADRLRAAGQLILDRGGRFLTVAAVTAEGEVAAYTELVLPDPAATRALQYDTVVVPRHRGHGLGRAVKRRMLAEVASAYPGLRWIGTTVADENTPMRAVNEALGYRRERAAAVYRLKL; translated from the coding sequence ATGACGTCCCCCCGGCCCGTGCCCTCGTTCCCGCTGTCCGTTCCGCCGACCGACACGGAGGTGGACACCTGGTGGGCCGTCCTGACCGCCGCCCGGGCCGCCGATCTGCCGGGCCTGCCCGGACCCTCCCGGACCGAGGTGGCCGGCCGGCTGCGCGTGCCGCCCGCCCGCGGCAGGTCCCTGCACTGGGCGGCGGGCGACGCCGGTGACGAGGGCGTGGCCGAGCTCTTCCTCTTCGAGGACGGCGCCAACGACACCACCGCCGCCCTGGAGGAGCTGACCGTACGCCCCGACGCGCGCCGCCGCGGAGTGGGCACCGCGCTCTGGGAGCGGGTCCGGGCGGAACTGCAGGCAGCCGGCCGGACCTCGGTCGAGGTGATGCCGGACCTGGGCGGCCCCGGCCAGGCCTTCGCGGAGTCGCTCGGCTTCACCTGCGTACTCCCGCTGGCCTGGTACGTACAGGAGGTGCCGGAGCCGCCCGGCCCGGCGGCGGATGCCCCGGCCGGCTACCGGTGGGTGGCCTGGGAGGGCGTGGTCCCCGATGCATGGGCGGCCCCGGCCGCCGCCGCCCACGGCGCGATGGCGGACGCGCCGAGCGGGGAGACGGACGAGCGCGTCCCGTCCTGGGACGCGGACCGGCTCCGCGCCGCCGGGCAGCTGATCCTGGACCGGGGCGGCCGGTTCCTGACGGTGGCGGCGGTCACGGCGGAGGGCGAGGTGGCCGCGTACACGGAGCTGGTCCTGCCGGACCCGGCCGCGACCCGGGCCCTCCAGTACGACACGGTGGTCGTCCCCCGCCACCGCGGCCACGGCCTGGGCCGGGCGGTGAAACGCCGGATGCTGGCGGAAGTCGCCTCGGCATACCCCGGGCTGCGGTGGATCGGAACGACGGTGGCCGACGAGAACACCCCGATGCGAGCGGTCAACGAAGCCCTGGGCTACCGCCGTGAACGCGCCGCGGCCGTCTACCGGCTCAAGCTGTAG
- a CDS encoding Ig-like domain-containing protein, with translation MEWRVRTYSKGRRRGLTAISALLGGVLVLSACSDGGGDNPKGSGEATGKSQADVDAAAAKDASKAKIAIAPKDGATNVGLNSATTVTVSDGTLTKVEMKSSEGAAVAGKISADGKSWKPEGALKRSTKYALSATAKDADGREAHENASFTTVSPENSFVGSFTPEDGQKVGVGMPVSINFNKPIKDKKAVQSAITVTSSSGQEVVGHWFNAQRLDFRPEQYWQANSTVTLKMKLDGVQGAPGVVGVQDRTATFQIGRSQVSVVDAKTKKMTVKRDGQVVKTIPISAGSPATPTYNGQMVISEKFKETRMNGATVGFTDDDGKGEYDIKDVPHAMRLSTSGTFIHGNYWGDDSIFGSVNTSHGCVGLNDAKGANDPGQPAAWFFDSSLIGDVVTVVNSPDKTIKPDNGLNGWNMNWAEWKAGSAV, from the coding sequence ATGGAGTGGCGTGTGAGGACGTACAGCAAGGGGCGGAGAAGGGGCCTGACGGCCATATCCGCCCTGCTCGGTGGCGTACTGGTGCTCTCGGCGTGCAGCGACGGCGGTGGCGACAACCCCAAGGGCAGCGGCGAGGCGACGGGCAAGTCCCAGGCGGACGTCGACGCGGCGGCGGCCAAGGACGCCTCGAAGGCCAAGATAGCCATCGCGCCCAAGGACGGCGCCACCAATGTCGGCCTCAACTCCGCCACCACCGTCACGGTCAGCGACGGAACCCTCACCAAGGTGGAGATGAAGTCCTCCGAGGGGGCCGCTGTCGCGGGCAAGATCTCCGCGGACGGCAAGAGCTGGAAGCCCGAGGGAGCCCTCAAGCGCTCCACCAAGTACGCGCTGTCGGCCACGGCCAAGGACGCCGACGGCCGTGAGGCCCACGAGAACGCCTCCTTCACCACGGTCTCCCCGGAGAACAGCTTCGTCGGCTCGTTCACCCCCGAGGACGGCCAGAAGGTCGGCGTGGGCATGCCGGTCTCCATCAACTTCAACAAGCCGATCAAGGACAAGAAGGCCGTCCAGTCCGCGATCACCGTGACCTCCAGCAGCGGCCAGGAGGTCGTCGGCCACTGGTTCAACGCGCAGCGGCTCGACTTCCGGCCCGAGCAGTACTGGCAGGCCAACTCCACCGTCACGTTGAAGATGAAGCTGGACGGGGTCCAGGGTGCGCCCGGCGTGGTCGGCGTGCAGGACCGCACCGCCACCTTCCAGATCGGCCGCAGCCAGGTCTCGGTGGTGGACGCCAAGACGAAGAAGATGACGGTCAAGCGGGACGGCCAGGTCGTCAAGACCATCCCGATCTCCGCCGGCTCCCCGGCCACCCCGACCTACAACGGTCAGATGGTGATCTCCGAGAAGTTCAAGGAGACCCGGATGAACGGTGCCACCGTCGGCTTCACGGACGACGACGGCAAGGGCGAGTACGACATCAAGGACGTCCCGCACGCGATGCGGCTGTCGACCTCGGGCACCTTCATCCACGGCAACTACTGGGGCGACGACTCCATCTTCGGCAGCGTCAACACCAGCCACGGCTGCGTGGGCCTGAACGATGCCAAGGGCGCCAACGACCCGGGCCAGCCGGCCGCCTGGTTCTTCGACAGCTCGCTCATCGGCGATGTGGTCACCGTGGTCAACTCCCCGGACAAGACCATCAAGCCGGACAACGGCCTGAACGGCTGGAACATGAACTGGGCCGAGTGGAAGGCCGGTTCCGCCGTCTGA